In Halictus rubicundus isolate RS-2024b chromosome 5, iyHalRubi1_principal, whole genome shotgun sequence, one genomic interval encodes:
- the LOC143354028 gene encoding uncharacterized protein LOC143354028 isoform X1, whose translation MTLPVSNYQELLIQVRELTHETIRLQRQLSSDLFDNVDPPDVNHNFCLGQKNYEKGKHLTDTVTRQHDKTKNNEPAQNPLAEYNNYRFQPRFCQNLDTSEGICAGELTSRLLTWRNRSHRPVVLQEDPEPYHKRAERLLSEECCRVPHGPVGVGVEGVGSWRGQRRPHGVEIPTPLVGVAAHELESSLDGAAFNPVVVASAATSARCSASKNALRTATSSSPASSSTVNAVNSRPRFYLGTAIAETSKEDAMEPEVKEEDERRSSTPSPEIYTRRSKHYNEGGSSEEDSKPDTSLQGHRVPSSYRGTWPIRRDLWASQQMGFSTQQNASTTVHNPFEERFDNVQLVPQDVASVMSFSSNSGGTLGCSSEVQGDRRLGAKVDVVYNLLGMLGSTEGGEDMSTTLLSMSNSTDNCLIMRQSGCLPLLVQLIHAPRQDLETRGRASRALHNIVHAKSDERAGRREARVLRFLEQLRDYCQALRSSLETGQVPDDLERHPGPTIAALMKLSFDEAHRHAMCQLGGLHAVAELIEMDHMAHGSECDDQNCITLRRYAGMALTNLTFGDGNNKALLCSFREFMKALVSQLRSPSDDLRQVTASVLRNLSWRADTSSKQTLREVGAVTGLMKAAMEGRKESTLKSILSALWNLSAHCSTNKIDICAVYGALAFLVDMLSYKAPSKTLAIVENAGGILRNVSSHIAVREDYRAIVRERGCLQVLLQQLRSPSLTVVSNACGALWNLSARCPQDQRLLWDLGAVPMLRSLIHSKHKMISMGSSAALKNLLSARPGCNNLVHLDSTARGLGLPTLPTLVARRQRALEQEIDQNLAETCDNIEPSTSPTNKDDKYLFKMDHSFLGINARALRNYHLHNQPGTSSGKCNGVARSESRDSMRSITSTHSDTMFERVNRHVLNGLSPTDIQIKQQSSSLHSAVGFDTGITSDNHVKTSSEKKYTLRYKNAIPDRLKSSDGYNDLGDLRCTNSTISWSSAPDQESACSQNLLHSSVEDNLPQSVSSKAGSQSSVSEDTELIVCQKTEYISKPAIDTPATLSFNSNNSPGKDNIGNMYDKTVLHQHNPLNTIQKAISPTVSHCTEGNLFSDYAETDLDQPTDYSLRYAERSLDEDKQHSHYFASSEQELIHDDTLKTYCTEGTPHGSSLNSSRAASASDLQEDNRLRCTMKKIQEQRKLLDKQEFNLQANAKNGAEEGRSSVKVPSRLRAPHTETSPDNLHSDESNNMASSSGNVKSDVEKKYETENEMFGKNGKSFPTNGVNSYGASALKASNDSGCKEFELKGDTRNMPCTLNINTSSECLDQVSDGDEDDEDLLTACINIGMQNNRHRHSFIGNNFEKLPRSESNLARYQTSVALDQVECNVLTDSAMNSLDTNRIECEESNDTINLPSMNIICNYSENTANLARKTVEIVSNSNILQNQLEYITENVEQHITGVGEDTLCKFSLPSNLRNSPILHDTVVFNSEPNQQQYLSSIDIESNEDMSSLVHNDILEDERLAEDNENDKTVETSKEKIAESSMQQSYTKVTDSESSESIDSVEQSEHALLELCIQPGLTKLIDKTNKAALKSKVMDRFEEKEVDYSSGNSRMDDTCEVDGVQKDDASEKHKLSQRSNDTPKHGKKEDIYRRQRDPDAMIASLDRLTATLVQQTEAIRERDSGTMKQSILSDTWNEDSPNEVSFPSISISAPIIASFKSDAAEDPGTITSEYATASSESGHMTNSKIIQREAIKLAEAVDAEMNKQNDMDTTSMTSMDLEAIKPPSLMGSMLSLIASYAGSGDCSEALVNRDRCNSTSLPPIQVRNASLTDSRCCRKKSLPLGVVAKRALNQNQTYTSSLENLLNECSGSHLESVKPPSMMDELPDVGDMENSMLSVASITSEVADPKEQDPQSLTSSDAVFDLLKPVANVLSMTCMRYAENMQSSANNSLSEYLENINPPSLFNEVCEMDESTVEHVTETVCSDTLCIDAELRTEEAPHPMVVEKIDEVGNDTDEAVTPISSEYCVSSSAESTPKKRLHRNLTPKQKRNLAKERYKTYTIAAEMSKKEAEADKKDNENRENKIPRGKCSPFSKLTPKQRRQEDRARFRTQVLENPFPEVNQEQQETDNSCETESPVSSEPMSPVKSAIPKPAKLSACKTLIKKRMEQKKNRERYRTRTLNDSECIFKDAEGNAVGNGTEENSSAVTHTIQSDEIQSMLEQNATIVLNTLNESNKVNQNVEEPLLDCETISLVSNESESERNLRMRFVNGVSKKLIGACSQQMEEANEVEENKDNAEIECRSQEDVRYDTVESDSENESNNTEEQPRETKRPRIIKPGMVRDPSNDSNTTDKSEPESPKAIRGRRKALYSNPITRKPTPQSSPLKQVNPVSGIPIGRSNTSPIVRATRATTLRQNNNSSNNLTKESPKATFQKTPPLTDAEKRAKNVSSAAKRASVPQKGSSLTFTKSVKRHSTPPTCSTNFQQDGKTEVAVKPLERQGTFTKDEPEVENAPLVVSSSSSPIKTKIAKPIKGATSKVHPTIMVKPKIAPKTLQAHQTKAAKVNVSEKIQSPPKALPLLVAPKRLPTGKVTSAPKAPTGVQSNNAQAENGKVFRKVGPLGQRSNSNSSIVSNSSTGMQTRKLAKEATSKIASLWKKVEESKNKQRLEKPDTRQWLQPGSCANVVDAPSPVGNNPPAFRLFRSSTFEGVPQDNDNPESALYKKSKRPLVVGVQPGKVKYRNSCDLSGMNANDAPCKIPVKAGDTSTYRKDGVQVAEGSVILRKPQNNESSPMEVDPTKRISRLGSFIRVDSATADGSAQTYVNGNGVRTPASAIVPPFNYNPKQDIPSQTTKVTPNDSESKFGATDCHSDIVTASTRVTTV comes from the exons GAGGACCCGGAGCCCTATCACAAGAGAGCAGAAAGATTGCTCTCGGAAGAGTGTTGTCGCGTTCCCCACGGGCCGGTAGGCGTCGGCGTGGAAGGTGTCGGCTCCTGGAGGGGCCAACGGCGCCCCCACGGCGTCGAGATACCTACGCCCCTGGTCGGCGTCGCGGCGCACGAGCTGGAGTCGTCGTTGGACGGCGCAGCGTTCAACCCCGTCGTCGTCGCATCGGCGGCGACATCCGCGAGATGCTCTGCGTCGAAGAACGCTCTGCGTACGGCAACATCGTCCTCCCCCGCGTCGTCATCCACCGTCAATGCCGTCAACTCCAGGCCAAGGTTCTACCTAGGCACTGCGATCGCTGAGACGAGCAAGGAGGATGCCATGGAGCCGGAAGTCAAGGAAGAGGACGAGCGAAGGTCGTCCACGCCGAGCCCCGAG ATTTACACGAGGAGGAGTAAACACTACAATGAGGGCGGTAGCAGTGAAGAAGACAGCAAGCCCGACACGTCCCTGCAAGGTCACAGGGTGCCGTCTTCTTATAGAGGAACTTGGCCAATCAGAAGAGACTTGTGGGCCAGTCAGCAGATGGGCTTCTCCACTCAGCAGAACGCGTCGACCACTGTACATAAC CCTTTCGAGGAGCGTTTCGATAACGTTCAGCTTGTTCCTCAGGATGTAGCCAGCGTGATGAGCTTCTCATCGAATTCCGGCGGTACCCTGGGTTGTTCCTCGGAGGTCCAGGGCGATCGAAGGCTGGGGGCAAAGGTGGACGTGGTGTACAACCTGCTGGGGATGCTTGGCAGCACGGAGGGTGGCGAGGACATGAGCACCACTCTGCTCTCGATGAGCAACTCGACGGACAACTGTCTGATCATGAGGCAGTCGGGGTGTCTTCCGCTGCTGGTGCAGCTGATACACGCCCCGAGACAGGACCTGGAGACCAGGGGGAGAGCCTCGAGGGCTCTGCACAACATAGTTCACGCGAAGAGCGACGAGAGGGCTGGTCGTCGCGAGGCCAGGGTGCTCCGCTTCCTGGAGCAGCTGCGAGACTATTGCCAGGCTCTGCGATCATCTTTGGAGACGGGGCAGGTTCCCGACGACCTGGAGAGACACCCAGGACCGACCATAGCGGCGCTGATGAAGCTGTCCTTCGACGAGGCTCATCGCCACGCTATGTGCCAGCTGGGAGGACTTCACGCGGTAGCTGAGCTGATCGAGATGGATCACATGGCTCACGGCAGCGAGTGCGACGACCAGAACTGCATCACCCTGCGCAGGTACGCCGGCATGGCGTTGACGAACCTGACGTTCGGCGATGGGAACAACAAGGCGTTGCTCTGCTCCTTCCGCGAGTTCATGAAGGCGTTGGTCTCGCAGCTGCGGAGTCCCAGCGACGACCTGAGACAGGTGACCGCCAGCGTCTTAAGGAACCTATCGTGGCGAGCGGACACCAGTAGCAAACAGACCTTGAGGGAAGTGGGAGCGGTGACTGGCCTGATGAAGGCCGCGATGGAGGGCAGGAAGGAGTCGACGCTGAAGTCGATACTCTCCGCGCTGTGGAACCTCTCCGCGCACTGTAGTACAAATAAAATCGACATCTGCGCCGTGTATGGCGCCCTAGCCTTCCTGGTAGACATGCTGAGTTACAAGGCGCCGTCGAAGACCCTGGCGATAGTGGAGAACGCGGGTGGTATACTGAGGAACGTCTCCAGCCACATCGCTGTCAGGGAGGACTACCGAGCCATCGTCAGGGAAAGAGGATGTCTGCAGGTCCTGCTGCAGCAGCTACGATCACCCAGTCTGACCGTAGTCAGCAACGCCTGTGGAGCACTTTGGAACCTCTCGGCTAGGTGTCCGCAAGATCAGAGGCTGCTGTGGGACCTGGGCGCTGTGCCCATGCTCCGCAGTCTCATCCATTCCAAGCACAAAATGATCTCGATGGGTTCCAGCGCGGCATTGAAGAACTTACTGAGCGCCCGACCAGGCTGCAACAATCTTGTTCACCTGGACTCGACTGCTCGTGGCCTGGGCCTTCCAACGTTGCCCACGCTGGTCGCTAGAAGACAGAGAGCTCTGGAGCAGGAGATAGACCAGAACCTGGCCGAGACCTGCGACAACATCGAGCCGAGCACGTCTCCCACGAACAAGGACGACAAGTACCTCTTCAAGATGGACCACAGCTTCTTAGGGATCAACGCACGAGCGTTGCGCAACTATCATCTGCACAATCAACCGGGCACGTCCAGCGGGAAGTGCAACGGGGTCGCCAGGAGCGAAAGCAGGGACTCCATGCGCTCCATAACCAGCACCCACTCGGACACCATGTTCGAGCGGGTGAACCGCCATGTGCTGAACGGACTGTCCCCCACGGACATTCAAATTAAACAACAGTCATCTTCGCTTCATTCAGCGGTCGGCTTCGACACCGGCATAACCAGCGACAACCACGTGAAGACCTCATCCGAGAAGAAGTACACTTTGAGATACAAGAACGCGATCCCCGATCGATTGAAGTCCTCGGATGGCTATAATGATCTAGGCGACCTCAGGTGCACCAACTCCACCATCTCCTGGTCCTCCGCGCCTGATCAGGAGTCCGCCTGTTCGCAGAACTTGCTGCACTCCTCGGTCGAAGACAACCTGCCTCAGAGCGTGTCCTCGAAAGCTGGCAGTCAATCGAGCGTCTCCGAGGACACCGAGCTGATCGTCTGCCAGAAAACCGAGTACATCAGCAAGCCTGCGATCGACACGCCAGCCACCTTGTCGTTCAACAGCAACAACTCGCCCGGCAAAGACAATATCGGCAATATGTACGATAAAACGGTACTGCACCAGCATAATCCTCTGAACACCATACAGAAAGCCATCTCGCCGACTGTCAGCCATTGTACGGAGGGAAACTTGTTCAGCGACTACGCCGAGACCGATCTGGATCAACCAACAGACTATAGCTTGCGGTACGCCGAGCGTAGTCTGGACGAGGATAAACAGCATTCGCATTATTTCGCGAGCAGCGAACAAGAACTCATTCACGACGACACCTTGAAGACTTACTGCACCGAGGGAACGCCGCATGGCTCGTCGCTGAACTCTTCTAGAGCTGCTTCCGCGTCCGATCTGCAGGAGGATAATAGACTGAGGTGCACCATGAAGAAGATACAGGAGCAAAGGAAGCTGCTCGACAAACAGGAATTTAACTTGCAAGCGAACGCTAAGAACGGTGCTGAAGAGGGACGTTCTTCCGTCAAGGTCCCATCAAG GTTAAGAGCACCGCACACGGAAACGTCGCCAGACAACTTGCATTCCGACGAAAGTAATAACATGGCGTCCAGTTCGGGAAACGTGAAATCAG ACGTGGAAAAAAAGTACGAAACAGAGAACGAAATGTTCGGAAAaaacggtaaaagtttccccaCGAACGGAGTTAATTCATATGGGGCCAGTGCATTGAAAGCGTCTAACGATTCAGGATGTAAGGAATTTGAACTAAAAGGCGATACGCGTAACATGCCTTGTACATTAAATATAAACACCTCTTCCGAATGTTTAGATCAAGTCAGTGATGGGGATGAGGATGATGAAGATCTGCTTACAGCTTGCATTAATATTGGAATGCAAAATAATAG GCACAGACACTCCTTCATaggaaacaattttgaaaagcTTCCTCGGAGTGAAAGTAATCTAGCAAGGTATCAGACAAGCGTGGCGTTAGACCAAGTAGAATGCAACGTATTGACTGATTCCGCCATGAATAGTCTAGACACGAATCGAATAGAGTGCGAAGAGAGCAATGATACGATTAATCTGCCAAGCATGAATATTATCTGCAATTATAGCGAGAATACAGCAAACTTAGCTCGGAAG ACGGTAGAAATTGtttcaaattcaaatattttacaaaatcagCTCGAATACATAACTGAGAACGTCGAGCAGCACATTACTGGTGTGGGTGAAGATACTCTCTGCAAGTTCTCGCTGCCTTCAAACTTGAGGAACAGTCCTATTTTGCACGATACGGTAGTCTTCAATTCAGAGCCGAATCAGCAGCAGTATCTGTCTAGCATCGACATCGAGTCGAACGAGGACATGTCGTCCTTGGTTCACAATGATATTCTCGAAGACGAGAGGCTGGCGGAGGACAATGAGAACGACAAAACAGTGGAGACCTCGAAGGAGAAGATCGCGGAGAGCTCGATGCAGCAGTCGTACACGAAGGTAACAGACTCGGAGAGCAGCGAGTCCATTGATTCCGTCGAGCAGTCTGAACACGCCCTTCTGGAATTATGTATTCAGCCTGGGCTGACGAAACTTATCGACAAGACAAACAAAGCTGCGCTGAAATCGAAGGTCATGGATCGATTCGAAGAGAAAGAGGTTGACTATTCGAGCGGAAACAGTCGCATGGACGACACATGCGAGGTGGACGGTGTTCAGAAGGACGACGCTAGTGAGAAGCATAAACTGTCGCAGAGAAGCAACGACACGCCGAAACACGGGAAGAAGGAAGACATATACCGGCGGCAGAGAGACCCTGATGCCATGATCGCCTCGCTAGACCGGCTAACAGCCACGTTGGTGCAGCAGACAGAAGCGATTCGAGAACGCGACTCCGGTACCATGAAGCAGAGCATACTGAGCGACACTTGGAACGAGGATTCGCCCAACGAGGTTTCGTTCCCCAGCATCAGCATCAGCGCGCCGATTATCGCTTCGTTTAAAAGCGACGCCGCGGAAGACCCAGGCACCATCACCTCCGAGTACGCTACAGCCAGCAGCGAAAGCGGGCACATGACGAACTCGAAGATCATTCAAAGAGAAGCGATCAAACTGGCCGAGGCTGTGGACGCGGAGATGAACAAGCAGAACGATATGGACACGACAAGCATGACGTCCATGGACCTGGAGGCAATCAAGCCTCCGTCCTTGATGGGGAGCATGTTGTCTTTGATAGCGAGCTACGCTGGCTCGGGCGACTGCAGCGAGGCGTTGGTCAACAGAGACAGATGCAACTCCACTTCGCTTCCACCGATTCAGGTGAGGAACGCGTCCTTGACGGACTCGAGATGCTGCCGCAAGAAGTCCCTGCCACTCGGTGTGGTGGCTAAAAGAGCGTTAAATCAGAATCAAACGTACACCAGCAGCTTGGAGAACTTGTTGAACGAGTGCAGCGGCTCGCACTTGGAGAGCGTGAAGCCGCCGTCGATGATGGACGAACTGCCTGACGTAGGCGACATGGAGAACAGTATGCTCAGCGTGGCGAGCATCACGTCGGAGGTGGCGGACCCCAAGGAACAAGACCCGCAGAGTTTAACCAGCAGCGACGCTGTCTTCGACTTACTGAAGCCCGTGGCTAATGTCCTCTCGATGACGTGCATGCGATACGCGGAGAACATGCAGAGCAGCGCGAACAACAGCTTGAGCGAGTACCTGGAGAACATCAATCCACCGTCGTTGTTCAACGAGGTCTGCGAGATGGACGAGTCGACGGTGGAGCATGTCACCGAGACTGTCTGCAGCGACACGCTGTGCATCGACGCGGAATTACGCACGGAGGAAGCCCCGCATCCTATGGTTGTCGAGAAGATCGACGAGGTTGGCAACGATACCGACGAGGCGGTTACCCCGATCTCATCGGAGTACTGTGTCTCCAGCTCGGCCGAGTCGACGCCGAAGAAACGGCTGCACCGGAACCTCACGCCGAAGCAGAAGCGAAATTTGGCTAAGGAGAGGTACAAGACGTACACCATAGCCGCGGAGATGAGCAAGAAGGAGGCTGAAGCGGACAAGAAGGATAACGAGAACCGGGAGAACAAGATCCCGCGTGGCAAGTGCTCGCCGTTTTCCAAGCTAACGCCCAAGCAACGCAGGCAGGAGGACAGAGCCAGGTTTCGAACGCAGGTATTGGAGAATCCTTTCCCCGAGGTGAACCAGGAGCAACAAGAAACTGACAACAGCTGCGAGACGGAGAGCCCCGTGTCGTCGGAGCCGATGTCCCCTGTGAAATCTGCTATCCCCAAACCGGCGAAGTTGTCGGCTTGCAAGACGCTGATCAAGAAACGCATGGAGCAGAAGAAGAACAGAGAGAGGTACCGCACGAGAACGTTGAACGACTCGGAATGCATATTCAAGGATGCCGAAGGGAACGCCGTTGGAAACGGGACAGAGGAGAACTCGTCAGCCGTAACGCACACTATCCAGTCTGACGAGATTCAGAGTATGCTGGAGCAGAACGCCACCATCGTGTTGAACACGTTGAACGAGTCGAACAAGGTGAACCAGAACGTGGAGGAGCCGTTGCTGGACTGCGAGACCATCAGCTTGGTGTCGAACGAGTCGGAGTCTGAACGAAACTTGCGCATGCGATTTGTCAATGGCGTTTCCAAGAAACTGATAGGCGCTTGCAGCCAACAAATGGAGGAAGCGAACGAGGTCGAGGAGAACAAAGACAACGCCGAGATCGAGTGTAGGTCGCAGGAGGACGTCAGGTACGACACCGTGGAGAGTGACAGCGAGAATGAGTCGAACAATACCGAGGAGCAACCTCGAGAGACGAAAAGACCGCGGATAATCAAACCAGGCATGGTGAGAGATCCCAGCAATGATTCGAACACGACAGACAAGTCGGAGCCAGAGAGTCCAAAGGCCATCCGTGGCAGGAGGAAGGCTCTCTACTCGAATCCCATAACGAGGAAACCAACCCCTCAATCGTCTCCGTTGAAGCAAGTGAATCCTGTCAGCGGTATACCCATAGGCCGCAGCAACACGTCGCCTATCGTCAGAGCAACCAGAGCTACCACCCTTCGGCAGAACAACAACAGTTCGAACAATTTAACGAAAGAATCTCCAAAAGCTACCTTTCAGAAGACACCTCCATTAACGGACGCGGAGAAACGAGCAAAGAATGTCTCGTCAGCCGCGAAGAGGGCCTCGGTTCCTCAGAAGGGATCGTCACTGACCTTCACCAAGTCCGTGAAAAGACACAGCACGCCTCCAACGTGCTCCACGAATTTCCAGCAAGATGGTAAGACAGAGGTGGCTGTGAAACCCCTGGAGCGGCAGGGTACGTTTACCAAAGACGAGCCGGAAGTGGAGAACGCGCCTCTGGTGGTCTCTTCGTCCTCCTCCCCTATTAAAACAAAAATCGCGAAACCGATCAAGGGCGCCACCTCGAAGGTGCACCCGACGATAATGGTGAAGCCGAAAATCGCACCAAAGACCCTCCAAGCCCACCAAACGAAAGCCGCCAAGGTAAACGTCTCGGAGAAGATACAGTCGCCCCCTAAAGCGTTGCCGCTGTTAGTCGCACCGAAACGTTTGCCCACGGGAAAAGTAACGTCGGCCCCGAAAGCCCCGACCGGTGTACAGAGCAACAACGCGCAGGCGGAAAACGGTAAGGTTTTTCGCAAAGTAGGTCCCCTCGGTCAAAGATCCAATAGTAATTCCAGTATCGTGTCGAACTCGTCAACAGGGATGCAGACTAGAAAGCTAGCGAAGGAGGCGACTAGCAAGATCGCTAGTCTATGGAAAAAGGTCGAGGAGAGCAAGAACAAGCAACGGCTAGAGAAACCCGACACCAGACAATGGCTACAGCCGGGCAGTTGTGCCAATGTTGTGGACGCGCCCTCGCCCGTGGGTAACAATCCGCCGGCTTTTAGGCTATTCCGTAGCTCCACGTTCGAGGGTGTGCCCCAGGATAACGATAATCCCGAGTCCGCCTTGTACAAGAAATCGAAGAGACCTCTGGTAGTGGGCGTTCAACCCGGCAAAGTGAAATACAGGAACTCTTGTGATTTGAGCGGTATGAACGCGAACGACGCACCCTGCAAAATACCCGTGAAGGCCGGCGACACTTCTACGTATAGAAAGGACGGTGTCCAAGTAGCCGAAGGTTCGGTGATTTTACGGAAGCCACAGAACAATGAGTCTTCCCCGATGGAGGTAGACCCCACCAAACGAATATCACGCCTCGGTTCCTTCATAAGAGTGGACTCTGCGACCGCAGACGGTTCCGCACAAACGTACGTGAATGGCAACGGTGTACGCACGCCCGCGTCCGCCATTGTACCGCCCTTTAATTACAATCCGAAACAAGACATTCCTTCCCAGACAACCAAAGTTACACCGAACGATAGTGAAAGCAAATTCGGGGCGACGGATTGTCACAGCGACATCGTCACGGCTTCGACGAGAGTAACGACAGTATAG